The nucleotide window TAATTGAAGGCACGGATAAGATCAGGCCTCTAAACCGACCAGGTTCAATGTACAGATGAGTGGTACACCCGGGGGGAAGCCCAGACAAAGGAAAGACAAAGCCCTCTGGCACTGGTCCGCTGTCTCTTCACACCCGTGCTCACGATCAGGAAAACAGAGGGGCCAGCACACACGGCTCTCTTCGGAAGGGCTGAGGACTGAAAACAGCCTCTGCTCTCTGCCGCTGAAGGGCTGGAAGGGAAGGCTGACTTCCACCGCGAGCAGCTCAGGCATGGGAATGCAAACCACCCCAAACAGACCCTGACAGTGTGCCAGATGCTGGGACCTGGGCCGGGTCTGCTGTAGTTCCCCTCCCAGATAAAGAAAGCCTGGCCTCATGGTCTGCAACCTACTTTCTAATTGTGGCTGGagacgattttttaaaaatgcaaataaatgtagaaaaatgcagTGATGATAGCGCCTGGCTCACCACTCCTGTCATAATTACACATATGGCTTCCATAAGATCCTTCCAACTGTATGGATTCTGTTTCTTGACCTCCTTTTCTCCAATGATCCTGTGTCCTCTATCCTAGCTTGGCTACTTCCTCCTGTGGTCATACCTGGCCTTTGTCATTGCCATGTCTGCAACCTCATTATAACCTTGGTTTCACGCAGCACACTCAGGCCACCACCTCCAGGCACACCCATGCGACCCCCACTCCAGGAACCCTTCCAAGCCCACCGATTCTCCCGCTGGTTCACTTTCCCTCACCACTCCCAGGCCTTCACttctctcctggcctccagaaaATTCCATGACCAGTCATACTGGTCAGCACACCCCCTCAgtcctctgcttcctctttcttcatcGTACCTTCTTGGCAAACCCTAACCCTGGCTGAATCCATCTCTCCAGCCACTCCGAGCCTCGGCATGCCTCTGCACAGCTGGCGAGAGAAAAATCCACACCAATGTCCACTGGTCTCTCTACATATCACAGTTTCTCAACTTCagcactattgatattttgggcAAGATGATTCTTGGTGGTGAGGGGCTGGCCTGCATGTTCTGGGGTGTTCAGCAGCATTCTTGGCCTCTACGCACTAGTTGTCTCTCCACTGTCTTGAGTTGTAACAACCAAAATGCCTGCAGATCTTGCTAAGAGTCCTCTTGGAGGCCAGACTGCCCCAGTGGAGAACTACTGGtttattttaatgacttctgACATCAAGTGGGCCCTCAGCACTGTCTCCATGTCTCCAATTCAATTATCCTTCCACTCTCTGGATGACTCCATTATATCTTCCTTTGTCTCCTGAAGCCTCCACCTCCCTCCTGTGTCCTCAGGGCCAGCTGGTGACCTTTGTAGAGGAATACAAGCAATCAGAGATCCTCCCAGCTTCCACTACCAAACATCTGTGCCCACAATATTTGCCTTCTCTCCTCTCATGATGCTCCACTTGTGTTAGTCTCTCAAGGACAGCACTCCCGCAATGTTTCCACCCTGGATCATTCCCCTCAGCAAAACATGCCGTCATTTCCCCagcctaaaaacaaacaaaaacctctttaTCCCAAAGCCTCCCTGAGCTACTGCCCATCTCTCCACTCCCTCTCAAAGAACTGACTACACTTGatgcttctttctgtcttctcttctccttgaACCCCCTCCAATCAGACTTTAGCCCTATTATTCCACCAAAAATGCTCTAGGCAAGGTCACCAACCAACTCGCTATGTTAAATCCAGTGAGCAGTTCTGTCATCAGCACAGTGACTTATCATAACAACGTCTGACACAGCTGATCTCTCCAGCCTTgaactacattaagaaaaaaaaaatccttctaggTTTTCTTACTACCTCTCAGgagtttccttctttgtctcttttgccAATGTTTCCTCATCTAAATTTCTAAACATTAAGAAACTTCTAGGGTTCAGTCCTTGGACCTCTTCTCCTCTTTATTTACACTTACTCTCTGGATGATCTTGTACAGTCTTGCGGTTTTAAACATCATCTATATGATGAATCTTCTAAATGTGTCTCTAGCCCTGATCAGTCCCTTGAACTCCATTTCTAAAAGCCTACGCTGTATCTCCACTGGATGTTAATTAAGCAAAGCCAAACTCCTGCAGCCTTCCCCATCTTAAGAAATGACGACTCCACCTTGCCAGCTGCTTAGGGCAAAAATTTTagcgttccttccttcctctctttttctcacaccTTACACGAATCCCGTTGGTCCCACTTTCTGTACATCCTACCCCGAAAGCTGTCATCCTGGTCCAGGCCACCATCATTTCCTGCCtggattatttcaaaaattttctaaCTGCTTAGAAGACATCTCCCAGCTTCCTTCCTTACTTCTCTACAGTTCACTATCGACACGGCAGCCAAAGGGACTCTTCAAAATGAAGCAACATCATTTCAACCTCTATTCAAAATTCTCCAGTGGCTTTGCATCTCACTCAGAGTCAACGCTGAAGTCCCCACGAAGTCCTACAAGCCGGACCAGATGCAGCCCCGCGCATCTGCTGCACCACTCATCCCCTTCCCTCATGTTCTGTTTTACTCCTCACTCCACAATGACCTTCTCGATATTCCTCCCGAATACTAGAAATACTCTCATCATCTGTTATACCCTCACGTTTTACGTGTTTTCTATTTACTGCCCCCTATCCACTAGAATTTAAGTTCTTTGGGGGCAGGGTTTTTCGGGTGTTTGGTCACTGATGTGTCCCTAATGCCTCAAAACAGTGCCTGACGTTGCTGAATGACTCCAACAGGGTCTTGGCTTAAATTCCTTCCACAGCTCCCCACTGTCTAAAGTGGAAGAATGTGAAAGCCACACTGTTACAGATAAGTCCCTCAGCTTTCTGATTCCTTCTCTTGCCGGCCTCATCTGCCATCATGCACACACCTGAATATACCACGTGCATCATACTGCATGCCTTTACACAGAATATTAGCTTTGCCTAAAATCATCCCTTTCATGTTGTCCAGCTGAACTCCCATTCAGTTTAGTTCTTAGCTCCACATTATCTTCCTGGCAGTCTTGCCTGATTTCCTCAGGAGTGAGACACTCATTCCTTCATACTTCCAAGCAACCAGTTCTTACCTCCAGCACACCCCTGACCAGATTATGCTGAAAATGCTTGCATGTCTCTCTTCCCCAGTAGCCTGTGACCTACTCATGGGGGAAAAATGATCTGTatttgtattcccagcacctagcacagtgctggcaCCAAGAAGgttttcagtaaacatttgttaaatggaCATGAATGAACACTGAGGTGGTGGCACTCATAGAAAGCAAGGGGCCAGTCCCTGGGGCTGAGCACAAAAACCACCCTGCCCCAACTCAATAATCTATACCACAGGCTAGcgccccctgcccgcccccccccagctcccatTTTTGTATCCGAGGCCCATGGAAGGTTGTTAGCCTGCTGTGATACCCGAGTCAGAGGGAAAAAGGTGCTATTTACCACACACCTCcgacattcactcattcattcctcaaACCGTTCACAGAACGTCCACTTTGTGTCAAGGCTCATCTCATCTGATCCTCGCAAACTCTCTCGGCAACCTTTCTATTTGTAGATGAGAAAGCTGGGGCTTAGGGACTGATTTGCATAAAGTCCCAAAGATAtcaagtggcagagttgggaatTCACGGGTTCTCGGACTCTGGACGGTGGTGCCGGTATCCCGAAGGCTGGGTTTAAGTGGCCCTCACCTGAAGCTGCTGCGGCTCGGTGCCGGAGCCGCCACCTTCTCCTCAATCTCCTGCTTGGCCGCCGCGTCTTGCAGCTGCTGGGCGCCGGTGTGGATGGTGGAGGCTGGCGCCCCGGCCACGACCCTGCTGGGAAGGAAAGCTCGGTGAGGTCAGGTCCCAACGGCCACTGCAGTCCAGGCGGCTCAGGGACACAGGCAGAAGCGCAGTCGAGGGGATGGCCATGGGTTAGGAGCGGGGTTGGGGGGCGGTGATCATTCTTACCTGGGCGTCGGTGGCCAAGCCCACGCCCGCAAGAGCCAAGACCCCGTCTTTCGTACCACCTGCATGACTTGGATTGACCCCCGTCAGCGTCCGTCCGCGGCGACCGGGCGCCGCCAGCACCACGAGCGTTTGTGGGGGAGGGCGTAGAAGGAAAGTCTTCTCATTCCTCTTCATAATAAGGTCCATTAAAGATTGTTTTCCCATTTAAATGCTCTACCATAACTATCGTTTCGAGTGTCAACTGAgagtttcttccctttcccctaaACTTCTAACATGAGCTCTTCGCCCACCCCTTCATATTGGAATGGTTCGTTCTAGTAGTTCCCGGGACAGAACTCTTTCCGTCTTGCCGCTCCCGCGCTGCCTTGTGGGAGCATGGGATTGGCCCAGGACCCCGCAGGGAGCCGCGGTACTTTGTGGGCGGGCAGAAGAATGGCGGCGCCCGTAAAGCGGACTCTGTTTGGGGTGGCGAAGGGCTGGCGGCAGTTCGAGGGGCTCTGGGCCGGTCGCCTGGGTTTTCGCAGCCTGGCCCTTGCGGCCGCACCCTCGAGCAGCGGGTCTCCATGGCGCCTTTTGGGCGCGGTGTGCTTGCAGCGGCCACCGCTGGTCTCGAAGGCGTTGACCCCACTGCAAGAAGAGATGGCGGCTTTACTACAGCAGGTAGGATTGAGGTGCGGCTAGCGGCTTCAGGGTGCTGTTGGGGAACCAGTAGAAGCACGTGGGCCAGGGTTCGATCCTGACTCTGGCACCAGGCAGTccgagtgaccttgggcaagtcactttacctctcaaCTTAAGCGTACTCAACCCGTGCATCGGTATCTACCTTACTGGGTTGGTTTGGTACATACAAGGCGCTCAGTAAAAGAGAGTTTGTTTTCACTGGCCTTCTTTTGTTGTCACGTTAGGCAGCTCTTTAgagttgctttcctttttcattgaACACACTAGGTGTGCGGTGGTGAACAAGACGACTTAGTTCCTATCACAGGTAGTCGATAATTTAGAGAGTCTGTGATGTGTTTTAGGAGAAGGTAGTGGGCACATCTATAAGATGCCTGCGATAAAGTCTGTCTGTGTGAGGGGCAAGTGAGGAAACAGGAGCAAGTATTCAATGTGGTGGCTGTGAGGGGCTTAAATTCCCACAGATAGTGATCGAAGGTGGTTGTTTCCCTGGAATCTGAGATGTTTTTTTGTGTTGGCTACTGGGAGCTCTAAACTTCACTTTGTGCTTTTTTACTTAGTTCATTAACTTATTCTGCAAATAGTTGATTAATCATTTTGTAGATAATCATTCATCGCCCATTTTGTATAGACACCTGCTAAGTGCTAGGGATGAATAAGACAGACACACCTCTGGTTCTCAGAGTGTTCAGCCTAGTGAAGGTGGGCCAGTCAATAACCAAATAATCATATGACTATATAGCTGCAGACCCTGGTAAGTGTTACAAAGGAAGACACAGGGTACGGTAAAAGACTTTAACTGGGACATCTAATTTGATTTTATGGGCAGTGTCAAGGAATATCTCCCTAAGAAAGTTATACTTAAATTGAAATCTGAAGGACGAGTAGCAATCTCCTAGAAGAAGAGCATGAGGGAAACCATTCTAGGAAAAAGGAACAGCATCTGTAAACTCCCTGAGGCAGGAAAGTCCATGGTGAGGTCAAGGACTCACAGGACTGGAGTATGGTAAGTGGGCAGGCAGTTCCTGTCCCAGTCCTCTGTTTTTTTTAGCAGCTTGATCTGCAATCACATTCTGACATTTAAGCAAATGTAACTCAAGCCCAAAATGCAGGGgactttttttctatcttttttttttctgtggtgttttgaTTGTATGTCTGGTTATGCTGGGTGGTAAACTTCTGAGTATGTCAGGTGTGCTATAGCTCTGTTTTCTATTCTgcctgttgttttgttttctttttggcctTTTAATTTTCCCAGATTGAAGTAGAGAGAAGTATGTATTCAGACCATGAGCTTCGTGCTTTGGATGAAACCCAGCGACTGGCAAAGAAGAAAGCTGACTTGTATGATGAAGAAGAAGATGAACAGGATATAATGCTGGTGCAGGATTTGGAAGATGTATGGGAGCAGAAATTCCTACAGTTCAAACCTGGAGCTCGCATAACAGGTTTGTGGTCTTTTCCGGccagcaagagagaaggaaaagggaggtgtTTTGGTTCCCAGACAAAGGACATTTGCTTAGCCCCTGCTTTGTATTTTAAGTAGCAAGTGATTGCAAAACTTCTTTCAggggggagaaaaataaattcttttcccTGTTCCTCATTTCCAGcctaataaaaaatttaaaggccaGTGTTATTTTTGAGTGGGAGGTAAGGGTGTTGGGATAACCTATTCTCTCTCGGTTAAACTTCATGAATGTTATCTGAGTTTACCTCCTAGTTTGGGAGTGAGAATGGGGGAAATTAAGCCTTTCCCACTAGTCTCCTGTGTTTCATCTGAAATCTCTCCTAAAGCAGAGGATTGAGTTCTCTTATCTTTGTTCCACAGATGAAGACTGAAGAACAGAGGAAGTGGGGCCGAGTTAAGTCAGTAGTAGTGTCAAAACCAGGGAAGCAGTGGTGTTTGAAGCAGTGTGGGTATAGCTGCTTTTTCAAAGGCTCAAAGTACCATGTGTTGTGCTCTTCAAAGGAGAAGTTCagcttttggttttctcttcttacATTGTAGTTTTCTTAGGATTGTGACTCTACCCTGAAAGAGGTCTGAATTAGAGAGATGGGTCATGGTCGTAATTTGATTATAAGAGGGCGAAAGTTGTGGCTCTGCCAGAAAGGAAGACTGTAAAACTCTGTTCTCCTTGGTTCTGGCTGATTACAGTCTCTGTCTTCTCTGATCCCCTTTTCTTCACAGAAGCTGATAAAAAGAATGACCGAACTTCACTGCACCGGAAGCTAGATAGGAACCTTGTTCTGTTGGTCAAAGAGAAGCTTGGAGACCAGGATGTTTGGATGCTTCCCCAGACAGAGTGGCAGCCCGGGGAGACCCTCCGAGGAACAGCAGAGCGAACCCTGGCCACGCTCTCAGGTGAGTTCTCTGCCTCCCTCTAAACCTCACAAGACTCCCTTCGCATTCAGCCACAGGTTTTGCAAGCTGACTTGTGAGGACGGCTGGAAGGATTGGAGGTGGGTCATTAATGGGAGCTTTGATATCTATAAAAATTCCACCTAGAAAGAATTTTAGATCAGGTGAGAATCTTTGTCCCATtgagattttgaaattttatttcttttctttttctctttataatataGCATGTTGGTCTTATTGATGGCAGAAGAAAtaatcctttctttctcttgcaaaaAGTATCGCTTTATtgaacttcatattttttttccatcctttgaGTGGGTTGaattttttctcccctaaaatctagtttttcattttccaaataataataTCCACCACGTGGCTGCTTCTTCTGAAGGGAAAGCAGGTCTGTCAACAGGTTTTGATCCGGAAGTTTCTTCATGAAGACTCTGCTTGGTCTTAGTTCCAAGCCCGGGGAGGTTGGTGAAACTGCCAGATTGGCTGAGTAGATCCTGATATTGGGCCTTCACCTCCTCTGCAGAACTCAAGAGTTTGCTTGTAGGTCCTTCCTCCTCCCGTGCCTCTCTTTGAGCGGGCCGGTGTTGCGTAGGGGCGCTTCTTCATGCTTGCCTGATTCAGCAAATTTAACAACTGCTCTCGTACCTGAAGAATGGAGAGCTTCAGTTTCTGCTCAGTAAACCTTGCCTTCGCAACAAAGTACAGAAGGTTCATTTCCAGGTTTCCACAGTTTGGCATATTCCACAGGAATAGATAATTCTAGTACCTTTTGGGTTTAATTGGCCCAAATCTTCCATTGAGCCCACGATTGTAGGATATTTCATCGTCGTCGTGGGTAATCATGGTGGGTCCTGCCGGCTCAATGGGTCCTACTCACCTTCCCTTCAGTGGCATTTCTATCTGTTTGGAACACCAGTGGAACTAATAGTTCAGACAGGATTCCAGTCATCAGTATTTACagtaaaatgtttttcagtttttacacCACTGAAAGCTTCGTTATTTATTGTTCATAAAAATGATCATGATTTGCTGTTTGGCTTTATCTTTTCCCATGTTTTTGATTAGTTTAATCTATGGATTACTTGaggaaatggattttattttacctCTGCGTAGGATGGATCTTTTCTGGATCTAACTGAATagagttatctttttttttttttttttttttaaagcaacatcATTGTGCTGAGAACTTAAAAGACATGAAGTGTGTTTAGTTCTGGAATGTGGCCTGCCTGTCACTCATGATTCTCTCTTTAGCCCATACTTCAGACCCTGAAGAAGTACTTAGTCTCTCAGAACGTCTC belongs to Ailuropoda melanoleuca isolate Jingjing chromosome 9, ASM200744v2, whole genome shotgun sequence and includes:
- the MRPL46 gene encoding 39S ribosomal protein L46, mitochondrial; this translates as MAAPVKRTLFGVAKGWRQFEGLWAGRLGFRSLALAAAPSSSGSPWRLLGAVCLQRPPLVSKALTPLQEEMAALLQQIEVERSMYSDHELRALDETQRLAKKKADLYDEEEDEQDIMLVQDLEDVWEQKFLQFKPGARITEADKKNDRTSLHRKLDRNLVLLVKEKLGDQDVWMLPQTEWQPGETLRGTAERTLATLSENNLEAKFLGNAPCGHYKFKFPQAMRTESSLGAKVFFFKALLLTGDFSQTGKKGHHVWVCKEELGDYLKPKYLAQVRRFLLDL